From the genome of Eucalyptus grandis isolate ANBG69807.140 chromosome 2, ASM1654582v1, whole genome shotgun sequence, one region includes:
- the LOC104442347 gene encoding ylmG homolog protein 1-2, chloroplastic, with translation MASSTLLLHHSRTLLPPRQNPNPLAARAPKPPFVPLLRLDSLPKPRTLSLSPSSRLSLAARAAASSPPATAPAPSPHAKLGESIRTVSSVLALAVGVSVSIAKLVQTLPFDKALALLSKLVPGPQELAAARELGGSLSHAAGPLFFAALRDRPSGHLNTPLTVVAAGLAKWLDIYSGVLMVRVLLSWFPNIPWERQPLSAIRDLCDPYLNLFRNIIPPIFDTLDVSPLLAFAVLGTLGSFLNNSRGMY, from the coding sequence ATGGCTTCTTCcaccctcctcctccaccactcTCGAACCCTCCTCCCACCCAGACAAAACCCTAACCCTCTCGCCGCTCGCGCCCCCAAACCCCCGTTCgtccctctcctccgcctcgaCTCTCTCCCCAAGCCccgcacgctctctctctccccctcctcgAGACTTAGCCTCGCCGCCAGAGCCGCCGCTTCCTCGCCGCCGGCAACCGCTCCCGCTCCGTCGCCGCACGCAAAGCTCGGCGAATCGATCCGCACCGTGAGCTCCGTGCTTGCCCTCGCGGTAGGAGTGTCGGTTTCGATTGCGAAGCTGGTCCAGACGCTTCCGTTCGATAAAGCCCTCGCCTTGCTGTCAAAATTGGTCCCCGGCCCGCAGGAGCTCGCCGCGGCTCGAGAGCTCGGAGGGAGCCTGTCGCATGCGGCGGGGCCGCTGTTCTTCGCGGCGCTCCGCGACCGCCCCAGCGGGCACCTGAACACGCCCCTGACGGTGGTCGCCGCCGGCCTGGCGAAGTGGCTCGATATCTACAGCGGGGTTCTGATGGTCAGGGTTCTGCTCAGTTGGTTCCCGAACATCCCGTGGGAGCGGCAGCCGTTGTCGGCGATTAGGGACTTGTGCGACCCCTATTTGAATTTGTTTAGGAATATCATTCCCCCGATTTTCGATACTTTGGACGTGAGCCCGCTTTTGGCTTTCGCAGTGTTGGGGACTCTCGGTTCGTT